The following are from one region of the Eubacterium sp. MSJ-33 genome:
- the rplX gene encoding 50S ribosomal protein L24, translated as MATMKIKKDDMVQVIAGKDKGKEGKVLSVDAKNNKVLVEGVNIVHKHSKPSMQNQQGGIIDKEAPIDLSNVMYLYKGKPVRIGFQGEKKDKVRVAKIDGKTEVID; from the coding sequence ATGGCAACTATGAAGATTAAAAAAGACGATATGGTTCAGGTCATTGCCGGTAAGGATAAGGGCAAAGAAGGTAAGGTATTATCTGTTGATGCTAAGAACAACAAGGTACTTGTTGAGGGCGTAAACATCGTTCATAAGCACAGCAAGCCAAGTATGCAGAACCAGCAGGGCGGAATCATTGATAAGGAAGCTCCTATCGACCTTTCAAACGTTATGTATCTCTACAAGGGTAAGCCGGTTCGTATTGGTTTCCAGGGTGAGAAGAAGGATAAGGTCAGAGTAGCCAAGATCGATGGCAAGACAGAAGTTATCGATTAA
- the rplN gene encoding 50S ribosomal protein L14, protein MVQQETRLRVADNTGAKEILCIRVLGGSTRRYANIGDVIVASVKDATPGGVVKKGDVVKAVVVRSKKGARRKDGSYIKFDENAAVIIKDDGNPRGTRIFGPVARELRDKKFMKIVSLAPEVL, encoded by the coding sequence ATGGTACAGCAGGAAACAAGACTTAGAGTTGCTGATAACACAGGTGCTAAGGAAATCCTCTGCATTCGCGTGTTAGGCGGTTCTACAAGAAGATATGCAAATATCGGTGATGTCATCGTTGCCTCAGTTAAAGACGCAACACCAGGCGGAGTTGTAAAAAAGGGTGATGTTGTGAAAGCCGTAGTTGTACGTTCTAAGAAGGGTGCACGTCGTAAGGACGGTTCCTACATCAAGTTTGATGAGAACGCAGCAGTTATTATTAAGGATGACGGAAATCCAAGAGGAACACGTATTTTTGGACCTGTCGCTAGAGAATTGAGAGACAAGAAGTTCATGAAGATCGTGTCTCTTGCACCAGAAGTATTATAG
- the rpsQ gene encoding 30S ribosomal protein S17, with product MVDRNLRKTRVGLVTSDKMDKTIVVSIVDNVKHPLYGKIVKRTYKLKAHDENNECKVGDRVRVMETRPLAKDKRWRLVEIIEKAK from the coding sequence ATTGTGGACAGAAATCTGAGAAAAACACGTGTAGGTTTAGTTACAAGTGATAAGATGGACAAAACAATCGTTGTGTCAATCGTTGATAATGTAAAGCATCCTCTTTACGGTAAGATTGTAAAGAGAACTTACAAGCTCAAGGCACATGATGAGAACAATGAGTGTAAAGTTGGCGATAGAGTAAGAGTAATGGAGACAAGACCTTTGGCAAAGGATAAGAGATGGAGACTTGTCGAGATTATCGAGAAGGCTAAGTAA
- the rpmC gene encoding 50S ribosomal protein L29, with the protein MAVKLKDYKNELNAKSLEELQSELVAAKKELFNLRFQNATNQLENTSRIKVVRKNIARIQTLIAQKANA; encoded by the coding sequence ATGGCGGTGAAGCTTAAGGATTATAAGAACGAATTAAACGCAAAGTCTCTGGAAGAATTGCAGAGCGAGTTAGTAGCTGCTAAGAAGGAATTATTCAACTTGAGATTCCAGAACGCCACTAACCAGCTTGAGAACACAAGCAGAATTAAGGTTGTTCGTAAGAACATTGCCAGAATTCAGACATTAATCGCTCAGAAAGCGAACGCATAA
- the rplP gene encoding 50S ribosomal protein L16, whose amino-acid sequence MLMPKRVKRRKQFRGTMAGKALRGNKITNGEYGIVALEPAWIKSNQIEAARIAMTRYVKRNGKVWIKIFPDKPVTAKPAETRMGSGKGALEYWVAVVKPGRVLFEIAGIPEETAKEALRLATHKLPVKCKIVSKADLDKEVNGGEA is encoded by the coding sequence ATGTTAATGCCTAAGAGAGTAAAGCGTCGTAAGCAGTTCAGAGGCACTATGGCTGGTAAGGCGCTCAGAGGAAATAAGATTACAAACGGCGAATATGGTATCGTAGCACTTGAGCCTGCTTGGATCAAGTCTAATCAGATTGAGGCTGCCCGTATCGCTATGACAAGATATGTAAAGCGTAATGGTAAAGTCTGGATTAAGATTTTCCCAGATAAGCCGGTAACAGCAAAGCCTGCTGAAACTCGTATGGGTTCCGGTAAGGGAGCTCTGGAGTACTGGGTAGCAGTAGTTAAGCCGGGCAGAGTATTGTTTGAGATCGCTGGTATACCAGAAGAGACAGCAAAAGAGGCACTTCGTCTCGCTACACACAAGTTGCCTGTTAAGTGTAAGATTGTATCAAAAGCAGATTTAGACAAGGAGGTTAATGGCGGTGAAGCTTAA